One part of the Gemmatimonadota bacterium genome encodes these proteins:
- the rsxC gene encoding electron transport complex subunit RsxC encodes MFSRATFRHGVHPPDSKSLTERLPVRRLRFPEEVVLPVRQHAGRPARPLVQKGDRVERGDKVAEADGYVSVPIHASVAGTVTDVGWWPHPDGTVDTAVRIRSDRFSPQIPRPRLVPHWEGLTPQEVVQAVQNAGVVGLGGAAFPTHVKLLPPDGLKVELLLVNGAECEPYLTTDHRTMVEYPERVHFGIRIMLHTLGAPRAVIGVERNKPDAIERLRATQPADLDIEILPLTVKYPQGAEKMLIKTVTGREVPSGKLPAHVGTVVQNVGSIAAIAEIFETGLPLIERVVTVTGPGVVEPHNLIVPVGTKLRDLLDQCGGLTPDAAEIVFGGPMMGTCQPDLDVPLLKGTTGVVVLTEREVKPKRTYPCIRCGHCLDACPVFLNPQRLGSLAQAARWEEMEQAHLLDCMLCGCCSYVCPSNIPLSQMFSLAKTGLKKRKARSA; translated from the coding sequence GTGTTCTCCCGCGCCACCTTCCGCCACGGCGTCCACCCGCCCGACTCCAAGTCGCTCACCGAGCGGCTGCCGGTGCGTCGCCTGCGCTTCCCTGAGGAGGTGGTGCTGCCCGTCCGTCAGCACGCCGGCCGGCCCGCGCGGCCGCTGGTGCAGAAGGGCGACCGGGTGGAGCGAGGAGACAAGGTGGCCGAGGCGGACGGCTACGTCTCGGTGCCCATCCACGCCTCGGTGGCCGGCACGGTGACGGACGTCGGCTGGTGGCCGCATCCGGATGGGACGGTGGACACGGCGGTGCGGATCCGCTCCGACCGCTTCTCCCCCCAGATCCCCCGACCCCGCCTGGTGCCCCACTGGGAAGGCCTGACCCCACAGGAGGTGGTGCAGGCCGTGCAGAACGCCGGTGTGGTCGGGCTCGGCGGTGCGGCGTTTCCCACGCACGTGAAGCTGCTCCCGCCCGACGGCCTGAAGGTGGAGCTGCTCCTGGTGAATGGCGCGGAGTGCGAGCCCTATCTCACCACCGACCACCGCACCATGGTGGAGTATCCCGAGCGCGTGCACTTCGGCATCCGGATCATGCTGCACACCCTCGGTGCGCCGCGCGCGGTGATCGGCGTCGAACGCAACAAGCCGGACGCCATCGAGCGCCTGCGTGCCACGCAGCCGGCGGACCTGGACATCGAGATCCTCCCTCTGACCGTCAAGTATCCGCAAGGCGCGGAGAAGATGCTCATCAAGACCGTGACGGGAAGGGAGGTGCCGTCCGGCAAGCTGCCCGCGCACGTGGGCACGGTCGTGCAGAACGTGGGATCCATCGCGGCCATCGCGGAGATCTTCGAGACCGGGCTGCCGTTGATCGAGCGCGTCGTGACCGTGACGGGTCCGGGCGTGGTGGAACCGCACAACCTGATCGTGCCGGTGGGCACGAAGCTGCGGGACCTGCTCGACCAGTGCGGGGGCCTCACCCCGGACGCGGCCGAGATCGTCTTCGGCGGCCCCATGATGGGGACCTGTCAGCCCGACCTGGACGTCCCGCTGCTCAAGGGCACGACCGGTGTGGTCGTCCTCACCGAGCGGGAGGTCAAGCCCAAGCGCACGTATCCCTGCATCCGCTGCGGGCACTGCCTCGACGCCTGCCCGGTGTTCCTGAATCCGCAGCGGCTGGGATCGCTGGCGCAGGCGGCACGGTGGGAGGAGATGGAGCAGGCGCACCTGCTCGACTGCATGCTGTGCGGCTGCTGCTCCTACGTGTGCCCGAGCAACATCCCGCTCTCGCAGATGTTCTCGCTCGCCAAGACCGGCCTGAAGAAGCGCAAGGCGAGGTCCGCATGA
- a CDS encoding RnfABCDGE type electron transport complex subunit D, whose translation MSDLRLELTAAPHLKAPDSTARIMWHVVGSLVPVLAVAVWYFGPSALLVVAAATLGAVGTERVFGRGGTLADGSAAITGLLLGLTLPPGLPLWMAFLGGAFGIGFGKLIFGGLGQNVFNPALLGRAFLQAAFPIAITTWPAQPESWWALRGPTFALPLFTGATPDLITEATPLGAFKFERAGTALPDLMLGSTGGSLGETAGVVILVCGAYLALRNYLNWRIPAGIFLTVGLLSGALHLVDAARYPDPLFMLFSGGLILGAVYMATDMVTSPVTNAGAWIFAAGIGALVVLIRTWGGLPEGVMYAILLMNALVPFINRATQPRVFGHAHRGAA comes from the coding sequence ATGAGTGACCTGCGACTGGAGCTCACGGCCGCGCCCCACCTCAAGGCGCCCGATTCCACGGCCCGCATCATGTGGCACGTGGTGGGCAGCCTGGTGCCCGTGCTGGCCGTGGCCGTGTGGTACTTCGGACCGAGCGCGCTGCTCGTCGTCGCGGCCGCCACCCTGGGCGCCGTCGGCACCGAGCGCGTGTTCGGCCGCGGCGGCACCCTGGCGGACGGCTCCGCCGCCATCACCGGGCTGTTGCTGGGCCTCACGCTGCCCCCGGGCCTTCCGCTGTGGATGGCCTTCCTGGGCGGTGCGTTCGGGATCGGCTTCGGCAAGCTCATCTTCGGCGGGCTGGGCCAGAACGTCTTCAATCCGGCTCTGCTGGGTCGCGCGTTCCTGCAGGCCGCCTTCCCGATCGCCATCACCACCTGGCCGGCGCAGCCGGAGTCCTGGTGGGCGCTGCGCGGCCCCACGTTCGCGCTCCCGCTCTTCACCGGCGCCACGCCCGATCTGATCACGGAAGCCACGCCGTTGGGTGCGTTCAAGTTCGAGCGGGCGGGAACGGCGCTGCCGGACCTGATGCTCGGCAGCACGGGTGGCTCGCTGGGCGAGACCGCCGGCGTGGTCATCCTGGTCTGCGGCGCGTACCTGGCGCTCCGCAACTATCTGAACTGGCGCATCCCCGCGGGGATCTTCCTCACGGTGGGTCTGCTCTCCGGTGCGCTCCACCTCGTGGATGCCGCCCGCTACCCCGATCCGCTCTTCATGCTCTTCAGCGGCGGCCTGATCCTGGGTGCGGTCTACATGGCCACCGACATGGTGACGTCCCCCGTCACGAATGCGGGCGCCTGGATCTTCGCCGCGGGCATCGGCGCGCTCGTGGTGCTCATCCGCACGTGGGGAGGCCTCCCGGAAGGTGTGATGTACGCCATCCTGCTGATGAATGCGCTCGTACCGTTCATCAACCGGGCCACACAACCGCGGGTGTTCGGGCACGCGCATCGGGGGGCCGCATGA
- a CDS encoding FMN-binding protein, which translates to MSGSRSLPMASGDADAKPASPVSGTTEDGSHAAASEPPAREAPPSWRLLGTLAFAGMLSGLLLVLVFQATQPRILAHQARVLREAVEEVLGGPERYETLFVVDGALDAAPARADTAGMDRVYLGFDGAGRPVGYAVEGGEPGFQDVVRLIFGYDPAAQQVLGMTVLESKETPGLGDKIEKDTLFVREFAGVLAPLAGVKRGAGSGDAHEVDMITGATISSRTVIDIINHRLEALAPLLARHWATLAPAAEATP; encoded by the coding sequence ATGAGCGGGTCACGCTCCCTGCCGATGGCGTCGGGCGACGCGGACGCGAAGCCCGCCTCTCCGGTCTCCGGCACCACGGAGGACGGGTCGCATGCGGCCGCGTCGGAGCCTCCCGCGCGTGAGGCCCCGCCGTCCTGGCGTCTCCTGGGCACGCTGGCCTTCGCGGGCATGCTCTCCGGCCTGCTGCTCGTCCTGGTCTTCCAGGCCACCCAACCGCGCATCCTGGCGCACCAGGCCCGCGTGCTGCGCGAGGCCGTGGAGGAGGTGCTGGGAGGGCCGGAGCGGTATGAGACGCTGTTCGTGGTGGACGGCGCGTTGGACGCCGCACCCGCGCGGGCCGACACGGCCGGGATGGACCGGGTCTATCTGGGCTTCGATGGGGCCGGGCGTCCGGTCGGCTACGCGGTCGAAGGAGGCGAGCCCGGCTTCCAGGACGTGGTGCGGCTGATCTTCGGCTACGACCCGGCGGCCCAGCAGGTGCTGGGGATGACCGTCCTGGAGAGCAAGGAGACGCCGGGTCTCGGGGACAAGATCGAGAAGGACACGCTCTTCGTGCGCGAGTTCGCCGGCGTGCTGGCGCCGCTCGCCGGCGTCAAGCGCGGCGCCGGAAGCGGCGACGCGCACGAAGTGGACATGATCACGGGCGCGACCATCTCCTCGCGCACCGTGATCGACATCATCAACCACCGCCTGGAGGCGCTGGCTCCGCTGTTGGCGCGCCACTGGGCCACCCTGGCCCCGGCCGCGGAGGCCACACCATGA
- the rsxE gene encoding electron transport complex subunit RsxE, translating into MRETTARQDLARGFWQENPVFVQLLGLCPALAVTNSVANALAMGLATFFVLLGSSLLVSLLKRWIPHEVRISAYILIIATFVTIADMALAALVPDIHKALGAFIALIVVNCMILGRQEAFASRRPVGRSLLDAAGTGTGFLVALVALGLVREVLGNGSVLGIAVFGSGFEPWVIMILPPGGFFTLGVFLLGFAWWAERRQAERPRLREWPHGVVSSTRKEAA; encoded by the coding sequence ATGAGGGAGACCACCGCCCGACAGGATCTCGCGCGCGGGTTCTGGCAGGAGAACCCGGTCTTCGTGCAGCTCCTGGGGCTCTGTCCCGCGCTCGCGGTGACCAACTCGGTGGCCAACGCACTGGCCATGGGCCTGGCCACGTTCTTCGTGCTGCTGGGCTCGAGCCTGCTCGTGTCCCTGCTCAAGCGCTGGATCCCGCACGAGGTCCGCATCTCCGCGTACATCCTGATCATCGCCACGTTCGTCACCATCGCCGACATGGCGCTGGCCGCGCTGGTGCCCGACATCCACAAGGCGCTGGGCGCGTTCATCGCGCTGATCGTGGTGAACTGCATGATCCTCGGCCGCCAGGAGGCCTTCGCGTCCAGGCGCCCGGTGGGACGCTCGCTGCTCGATGCCGCCGGCACCGGCACGGGCTTCCTGGTGGCGCTGGTCGCGCTCGGGCTGGTGCGCGAGGTGCTGGGGAACGGCTCGGTCCTGGGGATCGCGGTCTTCGGGAGCGGCTTCGAGCCGTGGGTCATCATGATCCTGCCGCCCGGCGGGTTCTTCACGCTGGGTGTCTTCCTGCTGGGCTTCGCCTGGTGGGCGGAGCGGCGGCAGGCCGAGCGGCCACGCCTGCGCGAGTGGCCGCACGGCGTGGTGAGCAGCACGCGGAAGGAGGCGGCCTGA
- a CDS encoding Rnf-Nqr domain containing protein: MTELLWIGVSAMLVNNFTLVLFLGLCPFLGVSGRVATALRMGAANLFVLVLTSLTAWVLNTWVLVHAPYLRIISFIVVIASLVQIVEMAIKRFSPTLFRELGIFLPLITTNCAILGLAIFQTNRGYGLLEGLSFAVGAGLGLTLALVLMASIREQTELSSVPAVARNMGLVLILAGSLSMAFMGFAGLFSS, translated from the coding sequence ATGACCGAGCTGCTGTGGATCGGGGTCTCCGCCATGCTCGTGAACAACTTCACGCTGGTGCTGTTCCTGGGTCTGTGTCCCTTCCTGGGCGTCTCCGGCCGGGTGGCCACCGCACTGCGCATGGGCGCGGCCAACCTGTTCGTCCTGGTGCTCACCTCGCTCACGGCCTGGGTGCTCAACACGTGGGTGCTGGTGCATGCGCCGTACCTGCGCATCATCTCCTTCATCGTGGTCATCGCCTCGCTGGTGCAGATCGTGGAGATGGCCATCAAGCGCTTCAGCCCCACGCTCTTCCGCGAGCTGGGGATCTTCCTGCCGCTGATCACCACCAACTGCGCCATCCTCGGTCTGGCCATCTTCCAGACCAACCGGGGCTATGGCCTCCTGGAGGGGTTGTCCTTCGCGGTGGGTGCCGGACTCGGTCTGACGCTCGCGCTGGTCCTGATGGCGTCCATCCGCGAGCAGACCGAGCTGTCCAGCGTTCCGGCCGTGGCCCGCAACATGGGTCTGGTGCTCATCCTGGCGGGCAGCCTGTCGATGGCCTTCATGGGCTTCGCCGGGCTGTTCAGCTCATGA
- a CDS encoding FAD:protein FMN transferase, translated as MGDRQRAGSGPGRREFVALGLGAFAVAAWPLTRGRRRRLVRRRLPLMGTVAEVGVVHTDPAWAWSAAGAALDALSACEARLTRFRDDSDVGRVNASAAGAAVEVGPWTADVLRTGLRIAHESGGRFDPCLGQAVRAWDVAHRTTPLTEAERLDLAGRHPFQALTLESTAEGGRILRRTPDVVLDLGGIGKGYGVDRAVDALRAWGVQDGLVNVGGDLYALGFSPDGDPWVVGVRAPDDPERMLAELPLSEGAVATSGDYQQGFDHEGRRYAHILDPATGAPVRSSFHTVTVGAPTCVEADAWATAVFGLDPARAEALLRRASPTLRLVHVA; from the coding sequence ATGGGTGATCGGCAGCGTGCCGGAAGCGGCCCCGGACGCAGGGAGTTCGTGGCGCTGGGTCTCGGCGCGTTCGCGGTCGCGGCGTGGCCGCTCACGCGCGGACGTCGGCGTCGCCTGGTGCGCCGGCGCCTGCCGTTGATGGGCACCGTGGCGGAGGTGGGCGTGGTCCATACGGACCCGGCCTGGGCCTGGTCGGCGGCGGGCGCGGCGCTCGACGCCCTGTCCGCGTGCGAGGCCCGCCTGACGCGCTTCCGCGACGATTCCGACGTGGGCCGGGTGAACGCCTCCGCGGCAGGCGCAGCGGTGGAGGTCGGGCCCTGGACCGCCGATGTGCTCCGGACCGGCCTCCGCATCGCACATGAGAGCGGCGGACGCTTCGACCCGTGCCTGGGCCAGGCCGTCCGTGCCTGGGACGTCGCGCATCGCACCACACCGCTGACGGAGGCTGAGCGGCTCGACCTGGCGGGGCGCCATCCCTTCCAGGCGCTGACCCTCGAATCGACCGCGGAAGGTGGACGCATCCTGCGTCGGACCCCCGACGTGGTGCTCGACCTCGGCGGCATCGGGAAAGGCTACGGCGTCGACCGGGCCGTGGACGCGCTGCGCGCCTGGGGGGTCCAGGACGGCCTCGTCAACGTCGGCGGGGACCTGTACGCGCTGGGTTTCTCCCCGGACGGAGATCCGTGGGTCGTGGGTGTGCGCGCTCCCGACGACCCCGAACGGATGCTGGCGGAGCTGCCGCTCTCCGAGGGTGCCGTCGCCACCTCCGGCGACTATCAGCAAGGCTTCGACCACGAGGGACGGCGCTACGCGCACATCCTCGATCCTGCCACGGGCGCCCCGGTGCGTTCCTCCTTCCACACGGTCACGGTCGGTGCTCCGACCTGCGTGGAGGCGGATGCCTGGGCCACGGCGGTCTTCGGTCTCGATCCTGCGCGCGCGGAGGCTCTGCTCCGCCGCGCTTCCCCCACCCTGCGGCTGGTCCATGTCGCGTAG
- a CDS encoding sigma-70 family RNA polymerase sigma factor — translation MTPAAASEADPPGPPEERDPPHPHAEAPLRSALADRPTGEVDTLVRVGDGEWVPIGVPLAAMIGDLKRAAHFVRIRYGRGETLQTTDYFDEGFARVLGGRRREWNDDPHFRHYLEKAIESAGRDLRDRYSALKRGAGAGSVPLDGVEGDPALWIDSFEAQVLAVVDAHRYLGDLAQADPDAHPVFVLHFAEGVPLAEVAELIGITYRQAKRRWQHAKAYLRMRVAQATDRDADGASVDAGP, via the coding sequence GTGACCCCAGCCGCAGCCTCCGAGGCGGACCCCCCGGGCCCGCCGGAGGAGCGCGACCCGCCCCATCCCCACGCCGAGGCCCCTCTCCGATCCGCGCTGGCGGACCGGCCCACGGGAGAGGTCGATACGCTCGTGCGGGTCGGCGACGGTGAGTGGGTCCCGATCGGGGTGCCTCTGGCCGCGATGATCGGTGACCTCAAGCGCGCTGCGCACTTCGTGCGGATCCGGTACGGACGCGGAGAGACGCTGCAGACCACCGACTACTTCGACGAGGGGTTTGCGCGGGTTCTGGGCGGACGTCGCCGCGAATGGAACGACGATCCCCACTTCCGTCACTACCTCGAGAAGGCGATCGAGAGCGCCGGCCGCGACCTCAGGGACCGGTATTCCGCGCTCAAGCGCGGCGCGGGAGCGGGGTCCGTGCCACTCGATGGGGTCGAGGGCGATCCGGCGCTCTGGATCGACTCCTTCGAGGCGCAGGTGCTGGCGGTGGTGGATGCCCATCGCTACCTCGGCGACCTCGCGCAGGCGGATCCCGACGCCCACCCCGTGTTCGTGCTGCACTTCGCGGAAGGGGTCCCGCTGGCCGAGGTGGCCGAGCTGATCGGGATCACCTACCGACAAGCCAAACGTCGCTGGCAGCACGCGAAGGCCTACCTACGGATGCGGGTCGCACAGGCCACAGACCGAGACGCCGACGGCGCCTCGGTGGACGCCGGCCCGTGA
- a CDS encoding serine/threonine-protein kinase — protein MPSPEEWLRIKSVLEQLPEGMCSDDPAVAERCGGDGDLLRWVRSALAEPAVTDDPFERSGGPPLEALSEVLAGPAGGPRGLEEGSRIGRYRILRLLATGGMGITYLAERADGAFDRTVALKVGRRLFGPEGRERQLREVSILARLHHPHIVPLMDAGLTPEGYPYLVMEFIDGVPLTTYCDARHLGVSERLHLFDDLLAALEHAHRNLVVHQDIKPSNILVTEEGILRLLDFGIARVLTPTGAVGGGGSAYTPAYAAPEQVRGEPVTTATDVFGCGVLLHELLTGRRPLSRRGSRPAAGGRAVPDAAADRPANRLSADADRHAGPAPRHVPADLLAVVERALAPEPDARYPSVEALRSDLTAWRRGRPVSVYAERRGYRAGKFVRRNARVVGAIALAVVTLLGGLGATVWQARQAAAEAARAEAVTAFVLTLFESTDPDRSGTSEVRAQDLLRRSVPRIDQELAGQPLLQAELWMVVADAFQRLGNYQDALPLVERALERRRALQGPVHADIAESLSRLSRLYYLRSDFTAAEAPLLDALAMQSTLFGTRHPAVATSQDNLAELRRVEGELDIADSMATMALATRRALLGPVHTEIGWSLNNLAVIRRAQGRLEDARALFEESLAMKRQLFGPAHSEILITTNNLGNVLRLQGSFDEAVEVYRAVVDTVLEVFGEGHPTTTTTLNNLAVTLFQAGRAEEAQSMFRRTLASWEARGELEHTNAVATRNNLASVLLSLGHTEEAIATARQAAESWARLHGPTDRRVGVALVTLALALEEKGDSGEAMGALSRATEIAETLPFSDPARARVAGALAAHYAKDGRCDEARSRVAELLVDPKSSPADDPVHTVLAAAGCASGGPTSATP, from the coding sequence ATGCCGTCTCCCGAGGAGTGGCTGCGCATCAAGTCAGTGCTCGAGCAGCTACCCGAGGGGATGTGCTCCGACGACCCGGCCGTCGCGGAGCGGTGCGGCGGTGACGGAGACCTGCTGCGCTGGGTGCGGTCGGCATTGGCGGAGCCCGCCGTAACGGATGACCCGTTCGAACGGTCGGGTGGACCGCCCCTCGAGGCGCTGTCGGAGGTGCTCGCCGGGCCTGCCGGAGGACCGCGTGGACTCGAGGAAGGAAGCCGGATCGGACGCTACCGGATCCTCCGTCTGCTGGCCACCGGCGGCATGGGGATCACGTATCTGGCCGAGCGCGCCGACGGTGCGTTCGACCGCACCGTGGCCCTGAAGGTCGGACGCCGGCTCTTCGGCCCCGAAGGCCGGGAACGTCAGCTCCGCGAGGTGTCGATCCTGGCTCGACTGCATCATCCGCACATCGTGCCCCTGATGGACGCCGGGCTGACACCCGAGGGCTATCCGTATCTGGTCATGGAGTTCATCGACGGAGTGCCGCTCACGACCTACTGCGACGCCCGCCACCTGGGTGTCTCCGAGCGGCTGCACCTGTTCGACGACCTCCTGGCGGCCCTGGAGCATGCCCACCGCAATCTCGTCGTGCACCAGGACATCAAGCCCTCCAACATCCTGGTCACCGAGGAGGGGATCCTCCGCCTGCTCGACTTCGGTATTGCCCGCGTGCTAACGCCCACCGGCGCGGTTGGGGGTGGCGGGAGCGCGTATACTCCTGCCTACGCTGCGCCCGAGCAGGTGCGGGGGGAGCCGGTGACCACGGCCACGGACGTCTTCGGATGCGGTGTGCTGCTCCATGAGCTGCTGACGGGACGTCGACCGCTTTCCCGCCGGGGCTCGCGTCCCGCCGCCGGTGGGAGGGCGGTCCCGGATGCCGCTGCCGACCGGCCCGCGAATCGTTTGTCGGCGGACGCTGATCGCCACGCGGGACCTGCGCCACGCCACGTCCCAGCGGATCTGCTTGCGGTGGTCGAGCGGGCGCTCGCGCCCGAGCCCGATGCGCGGTATCCCTCGGTCGAGGCCCTGCGATCCGACCTGACCGCCTGGCGTCGGGGTCGACCGGTGTCGGTCTACGCAGAGCGGAGGGGCTATCGCGCCGGCAAGTTCGTACGGCGCAACGCCCGGGTCGTGGGTGCGATCGCCCTCGCGGTCGTCACGCTCCTGGGAGGTCTGGGGGCCACGGTCTGGCAGGCACGGCAGGCGGCGGCCGAGGCTGCGCGAGCCGAAGCGGTGACCGCTTTCGTCCTCACGCTCTTCGAGTCGACCGACCCCGATCGCTCCGGCACCAGCGAGGTACGCGCGCAGGATCTGCTGCGGCGGAGCGTCCCGCGGATCGATCAGGAGCTGGCTGGCCAGCCGCTCTTGCAGGCCGAGCTGTGGATGGTCGTGGCCGATGCGTTCCAGCGACTCGGCAACTACCAGGACGCCCTGCCGCTGGTGGAGCGCGCACTCGAGCGACGGCGTGCGCTCCAGGGTCCAGTGCACGCAGACATCGCCGAGTCGCTCAGTCGGCTGTCGCGTCTCTACTATCTGCGCTCGGACTTCACCGCTGCCGAGGCCCCCCTGCTCGATGCCCTGGCCATGCAGTCTACGCTGTTCGGCACCCGTCATCCCGCGGTGGCGACCTCGCAGGACAATCTCGCCGAGCTGCGACGCGTCGAGGGTGAGCTCGACATCGCCGACTCCATGGCCACGATGGCGCTCGCCACCCGCCGTGCGTTGCTGGGACCCGTCCATACCGAGATCGGGTGGTCGCTCAACAACCTGGCCGTGATCCGTCGCGCCCAGGGGCGACTCGAAGACGCGCGCGCGTTGTTCGAGGAATCCCTGGCGATGAAGCGCCAGCTGTTCGGCCCGGCCCACTCCGAGATCCTCATCACCACGAACAATCTGGGGAACGTGCTTCGCCTGCAGGGCTCCTTCGACGAGGCCGTCGAGGTGTACCGCGCGGTGGTCGACACGGTGCTCGAGGTCTTCGGAGAGGGCCACCCTACCACCACCACCACGCTGAACAACCTCGCGGTGACGTTGTTCCAGGCCGGCCGCGCCGAGGAGGCGCAGTCCATGTTCCGACGCACGCTTGCGTCCTGGGAGGCACGCGGGGAGCTGGAGCACACGAACGCGGTTGCGACGCGCAACAACCTCGCCTCCGTCCTGCTTTCCCTGGGTCACACCGAAGAAGCCATCGCCACCGCCCGGCAGGCGGCGGAGTCCTGGGCGCGACTCCATGGCCCCACGGACCGGCGCGTCGGCGTGGCGTTGGTGACGCTCGCGTTGGCCCTGGAGGAGAAGGGGGATTCCGGGGAAGCGATGGGCGCGCTGTCCCGCGCGACCGAGATCGCGGAGACGCTGCCGTTCTCCGACCCCGCGCGCGCCCGCGTGGCGGGGGCCCTGGCGGCGCACTACGCCAAGGACGGCCGTTGCGACGAGGCGCGCTCCAGGGTGGCCGAGCTCCTCGTCGACCCGAAGTCGTCCCCGGCCGACGATCCCGTACACACGGTGCTCGCCGCCGCAGGATGCGCTTCCGGGGGCCCGACGTCGGCGACTCCCTGA